Proteins encoded by one window of Geobacter sp. DSM 9736:
- the otsB gene encoding trehalose-phosphatase, whose translation MCSDSVRRGPVIRPSDFDGAIFDLDGVVTDTASVHARAWKEMFDRFLALRAPRTGDPFRPFEMAEYRIYIDGKPRFDGIRSFLASRGILLPEGTPEDPPEAVTVHGLGRLKNDLFLRLLREQGVTVYRSTVQFVHLLKRLGMKTSIISSSRNCEIILEKVQLLDLFDVRVDGVESARLGIAGKPAPDIFLEAARRLGVAPSRALVVEDAVSGVEAGRAGGFGFVIGVDRGGNREALRYHGADLVVGDLAEVAVEEGAAALRPSALASLDEIRERCRGRRLAIFLDYDGTLVPIAETPDRALMSDETRSVVTDLARRCTVAVISGRDLPDVRRLVALDSIFYAGSHGFDMGGPEGLHLENRVGVDFLPDLEEAGRKLTADLARIPGILIERKKFAVAVHYRRVAAEQAVQVERAVDALVALNPRLRKTGGKKIFELRPAVDWHKGKALLALLRALHLDRPDVIPLYIGDDVTDEDAFGELEGRGIGIAVQDAPAETSASYRLKDTGEVRKFLESLAGFCAGGL comes from the coding sequence ATGTGCAGTGATTCCGTGAGGCGCGGGCCGGTCATCCGCCCATCCGATTTCGACGGGGCCATCTTCGACCTGGACGGGGTGGTGACCGACACGGCGTCGGTCCATGCCCGGGCATGGAAGGAGATGTTCGATCGCTTCCTCGCCCTCCGTGCCCCTCGTACCGGCGATCCCTTCCGCCCCTTCGAGATGGCTGAATACCGGATATACATCGATGGCAAGCCCCGTTTCGACGGCATCAGGAGCTTTCTCGCCTCCCGCGGAATCCTGCTCCCCGAAGGTACGCCCGAGGACCCTCCCGAGGCCGTAACCGTCCACGGCCTCGGCCGCCTCAAGAACGACCTGTTCCTCCGGCTCCTCCGGGAGCAGGGGGTCACCGTCTACCGCTCCACCGTACAGTTCGTGCACCTTCTCAAGCGCCTCGGGATGAAAACCTCGATCATCTCCTCCAGCCGTAACTGCGAGATAATCCTTGAGAAGGTTCAGCTTTTGGACCTCTTCGACGTGCGGGTGGACGGGGTTGAGTCTGCCCGTCTGGGGATCGCGGGTAAACCCGCCCCCGATATCTTCCTTGAAGCCGCCCGGCGGCTGGGGGTTGCGCCTTCGCGGGCCCTGGTGGTGGAGGACGCGGTTTCAGGGGTGGAGGCGGGGAGGGCGGGAGGCTTCGGCTTCGTCATCGGGGTGGACCGGGGGGGGAACCGGGAGGCGCTTCGCTACCACGGGGCGGACCTGGTCGTGGGGGATCTGGCAGAGGTGGCGGTGGAGGAGGGAGCTGCTGCGCTGCGCCCGTCGGCCCTCGCCTCCCTGGACGAGATAAGGGAGCGGTGCCGGGGAAGGCGCCTCGCCATCTTCCTCGACTACGACGGCACTCTTGTCCCCATCGCCGAGACTCCCGACCGTGCCCTGATGTCCGACGAGACGCGCAGTGTGGTGACGGATCTTGCACGCCGTTGCACAGTTGCCGTCATCAGCGGAAGGGACCTTCCGGACGTACGGCGTCTCGTCGCCCTGGACTCGATATTCTACGCCGGGAGTCACGGATTCGACATGGGAGGTCCGGAGGGGCTCCACCTGGAAAACAGGGTAGGGGTCGATTTCCTTCCCGACCTGGAAGAAGCCGGCCGAAAGCTGACCGCCGACCTCGCCCGGATCCCCGGGATACTGATTGAGAGGAAAAAGTTCGCCGTGGCCGTTCATTACCGGCGGGTAGCGGCTGAACAGGCGGTGCAGGTGGAGCGTGCGGTGGATGCCCTCGTCGCGCTGAACCCCCGGCTCCGCAAGACCGGAGGGAAGAAGATATTCGAGCTGCGTCCCGCCGTGGACTGGCACAAGGGGAAGGCCCTCCTGGCCCTGCTCCGTGCGCTCCACCTGGACCGTCCCGACGTGATACCACTGTACATCGGGGATGACGTCACCGACGAGGATGCTTTCGGCGAACTGGAAGGGCGGGGGATCGGCATCGCCGTGCAGGATGCTCCTGCCGAAACGTCCGCTTCATACCGGCTGAAGGACACCGGCGAGGTGCGGAAGTTTCTGGAGAGCCTGGCCGGCTTCTGCGCGGGAGGACTCTAA
- a CDS encoding alpha/beta hydrolase, translated as MKHWGTKNGSAAFLRLLSQHLALFIACLLLCGCHVTRGYEAALLLADIASGRQPSRLKKVTPDPSQHEIAYTALGEKGRGDLYLPGETPLAGILLLPGAAENGKDDPRLRAFATSLARARFTVLVPDLEGFRSLRVGSRDIGETAAAFAWFVSRPDLVPGGRGGICSFSYASGPAILAALDKRISGRVRFMMIIGGYYDLADVLVFFTTGYYRENGALRHREPNRYGTWAFVASNLERIGNPSDRRLLRIAAQRKMEDLDAPVEDLAEDLGPEGRSLYRFIDNRDPARATLLMEKLPGPIRKEIELLNIANRDLTALKSRMILIHGYDDDIIPFTESIALARALPPDRRTLCLVRGLMHVDLEPRLADTYRLWRAISALLRERG; from the coding sequence ATGAAACATTGGGGCACTAAAAACGGATCTGCAGCGTTTTTGCGACTGCTCAGCCAGCACCTCGCGCTCTTTATCGCATGCCTGCTGCTGTGCGGCTGCCATGTAACGCGTGGTTATGAAGCCGCGCTCCTGCTGGCGGACATCGCCTCCGGCCGCCAACCGAGCCGTCTGAAAAAGGTCACTCCCGACCCGTCACAGCATGAGATAGCCTACACAGCCTTGGGAGAGAAGGGACGGGGCGACCTCTACCTCCCCGGCGAAACTCCACTGGCCGGGATACTCCTTCTTCCCGGCGCCGCCGAAAACGGAAAGGATGATCCGCGCCTGCGCGCCTTCGCCACGAGCCTCGCCCGGGCAAGGTTCACCGTCCTCGTACCGGATCTGGAGGGCTTCCGTTCCCTGCGGGTCGGAAGCCGCGACATCGGGGAGACCGCCGCCGCCTTCGCCTGGTTCGTATCGCGGCCTGATCTTGTCCCGGGGGGACGAGGAGGGATCTGCTCCTTCAGCTACGCCTCCGGCCCAGCAATCCTCGCTGCCCTGGACAAGCGTATCAGCGGCCGGGTCCGCTTCATGATGATAATCGGTGGATACTACGACCTTGCAGACGTCCTTGTTTTTTTCACAACCGGATACTACCGGGAGAACGGGGCACTCCGGCACAGGGAGCCGAACCGGTACGGCACCTGGGCCTTCGTGGCGAGCAACCTGGAACGCATCGGCAATCCCTCCGACCGTCGACTCCTGCGCATCGCAGCGCAGCGGAAGATGGAAGACCTCGACGCCCCGGTGGAGGATCTTGCCGAAGATCTCGGCCCCGAGGGGAGAAGCCTCTACCGGTTCATCGACAACCGCGATCCGGCGCGGGCGACTCTTCTGATGGAAAAACTTCCCGGGCCGATCCGCAAGGAGATCGAGCTTCTAAACATCGCAAATCGCGACCTCACCGCTTTGAAATCACGGATGATTCTGATCCACGGATATGACGACGACATCATCCCCTTCACCGAGAGCATTGCTCTAGCGCGGGCGCTTCCTCCCGACAGGAGGACGCTATGCCTGGTACGGGGGCTGATGCACGTTGACCTTGAACCGAGGCTCGCCGACACGTACAGGCTCTGGCGGGCAATCTCGGCGCTGCTGCGGGAAAGGGGCTGA
- a CDS encoding potassium/proton antiporter, producing MNVPLEYLLFGGSVLLLLSILASKVSSRLGIPALLLFLAVGMLAGSEGPGGIHFDDPRLVQSAGVIALAAILFSGGMDTDWRSVRPVLRAGIALSTLGVCLTALLMGWFAHAVLGFGWLEGLLLGSIVSSTDAAAVFAVLRSRNIRLKDDMKSLLELESGSNDPMAVLLTIAITTLVVEGQSRMGILVPTVAWQMGFGAFYGYAVGRGAVHLINRLRLEHEGLYSVLTLALIPFTYGSSTLLQGNGFLSVYVAGIVIGNSRLVQKRSLMRFHDGLAWLMQIVMFLILGLQVFPSHLLPVIPEGLLCAAFLMVAARPLSVFGGLLFSRLTMREKAMVSWVGLRGAVPIILATFPLLAGVGQAETFFNIVFFIVLTSALLQGTTIPALARLLGLEERHPPRSHLHGVVPDDMTGEMLEVVIGGNSPATGRQIVDLRLPTGALIVYIRRDWEYLIPGGGTVLEENDRVFLLAAAETAPLVRSLLEGGAERSGDGSLLDR from the coding sequence ATGAACGTCCCTCTTGAATACCTGCTCTTCGGGGGCTCGGTCCTCCTGCTCCTGAGCATCCTGGCGAGCAAGGTCTCGAGCCGGCTCGGCATACCGGCGCTCCTCCTCTTTCTTGCCGTCGGCATGCTTGCCGGTTCGGAGGGGCCAGGGGGAATCCATTTCGACGACCCGCGGCTCGTCCAGTCGGCGGGGGTAATCGCCCTTGCTGCAATACTCTTTTCCGGGGGTATGGACACCGACTGGCGCAGCGTCCGCCCTGTTCTCCGGGCGGGGATCGCCCTCTCGACCCTCGGCGTCTGCCTCACCGCGCTCCTGATGGGGTGGTTCGCCCATGCGGTTCTCGGATTCGGGTGGCTGGAAGGGTTGCTCCTAGGGTCCATAGTCTCCTCCACCGATGCCGCCGCGGTGTTCGCCGTGCTCCGCTCCCGCAACATACGCCTGAAGGATGATATGAAATCGCTCCTCGAACTGGAATCGGGGAGCAACGACCCGATGGCTGTGCTTCTCACCATCGCCATCACCACCCTTGTCGTAGAGGGACAGTCGCGCATGGGGATTCTCGTGCCTACAGTTGCCTGGCAGATGGGGTTCGGCGCATTTTACGGGTATGCCGTGGGAAGGGGTGCCGTCCACCTTATCAACCGCCTGCGGCTGGAGCACGAAGGGCTCTATTCGGTGCTCACTCTGGCGCTGATACCTTTCACCTACGGAAGCTCCACGCTTCTCCAGGGGAACGGTTTCCTCTCGGTGTACGTTGCGGGAATCGTCATCGGCAACAGCAGGCTCGTGCAGAAGCGAAGCCTCATGCGCTTCCACGACGGGCTTGCGTGGCTCATGCAGATCGTCATGTTCCTCATCCTGGGGCTCCAGGTGTTCCCGTCGCATCTGCTTCCCGTGATCCCGGAGGGGCTTCTCTGCGCGGCGTTCCTCATGGTGGCGGCACGCCCTCTGAGCGTGTTCGGAGGGTTGCTCTTCTCGCGGCTCACAATGCGGGAGAAGGCCATGGTCTCATGGGTGGGTCTGCGGGGAGCGGTGCCGATCATCCTGGCGACCTTTCCGCTGCTGGCCGGGGTGGGGCAGGCGGAAACCTTCTTCAATATCGTATTCTTCATCGTGCTTACCTCGGCTCTACTACAGGGGACCACCATCCCGGCCCTGGCGCGTCTGCTAGGGCTCGAGGAGCGGCATCCCCCCCGGTCCCACCTGCACGGGGTTGTGCCCGACGACATGACGGGGGAGATGCTGGAGGTGGTGATCGGCGGGAATTCGCCTGCGACCGGAAGGCAGATCGTGGACCTTCGCCTCCCCACCGGGGCCTTGATCGTCTATATCAGGAGGGACTGGGAGTACCTGATTCCAGGCGGCGGCACGGTGCTGGAGGAAAACGACCGGGTCTTTCTCCTCGCGGCTGCTGAGACAGCTCCACTGGTGCGCTCCCTGCTGGAGGGGGGAGCTGAACGTTCCGGCGACGGGAGCCTGCTCGATCGCTGA
- a CDS encoding glycoside hydrolase family 65 protein, giving the protein MDPWILVYDSYDPAEEGLREALCTLGNGYFATRGAAPEAWASNVHYPGTYLAGGYNRLKTEVAGRVVENEDLVNLPNWLIFRFKPEGGDWFNLMSAEIVAYRQELDMKQGVLSRMVRYRDRQKRETTVAFRRFVHMGSMHQAAQEITITPENWSGRITVHSGLDGTIVNSGVERYRQLNSKHLETLKQGVFGEDGIYLLVETTQSGLRIAQAARTILTAGTIVEGERRVVEQPGYILTEMVLDAVQNTPLRFEKLVTLFSSRDFAISEPLLDAIELSQRSGGFDDLLRSHVTEWDHLWDRCDINISANGCTQMILRLHIFHLLQTVSRNSIDLDTGVPARGWHGEAYRGHIFWDELFIFPYLNFRIPVLTRSLLLYRYRRLPAARVAARQAGLSGALFPWQSGSTGREETQHVHLNPKSGRWLPDNSHLQRHVNAAIAYNVWHYYDTTGDKEFMATYGIEMILEIARLYASLATWSERSGRHEILGVMGPDEYHDRYPGAEKPGLNNNAYTNVMAVWVLRTALKALDLLSPGRSRDLRESIGLDSAETERWQDVIRTMRVPFHDGDIISQFEEYETLAEFDWEGYRAKYGDIQRLDRILEAEGDTPNRYRVSKQADVIMLFYLFSAEELDELFTAMGYRFEPRMIHRNVEYYAARSSHGSTLSNVVHSWVMARSDRHRAWQVFRRALESDICDIQGGTTHEGIHLGAMAGSVDMIQRCSLGLRFIKGVLQFNPCIPDSIDSISMRIKHRGTWFDVVTTRDSLMISSGEGEPKPVRIRFADEEHTLEPGKSVSFRLENR; this is encoded by the coding sequence ATGGACCCCTGGATACTTGTCTATGACAGCTATGATCCTGCGGAGGAAGGGCTGCGGGAAGCTCTATGCACTCTCGGCAACGGGTATTTCGCGACCCGCGGGGCGGCCCCGGAGGCCTGGGCAAGCAATGTCCATTATCCGGGCACATACCTGGCCGGGGGGTACAACAGGCTGAAGACGGAGGTGGCGGGGCGGGTGGTGGAAAACGAAGACCTCGTGAATCTTCCCAACTGGCTCATCTTCAGATTCAAGCCCGAGGGGGGGGACTGGTTCAACCTCATGTCGGCGGAGATCGTGGCGTACCGTCAGGAACTGGACATGAAGCAGGGTGTGCTTTCCCGGATGGTGCGCTACAGGGACAGGCAGAAGCGGGAGACCACCGTTGCATTCCGCCGTTTCGTCCACATGGGGTCGATGCATCAGGCAGCCCAGGAGATCACCATAACCCCGGAGAACTGGTCTGGCCGTATAACGGTTCATTCCGGGCTGGACGGCACGATAGTCAATTCCGGTGTCGAGCGGTACCGTCAGCTCAACTCCAAGCACCTGGAAACACTGAAACAGGGGGTCTTCGGTGAAGACGGGATCTATCTGCTTGTTGAGACCACCCAGTCCGGCCTCCGCATAGCGCAGGCCGCCCGTACCATCCTCACTGCGGGAACCATCGTGGAGGGGGAGCGGCGGGTGGTGGAGCAGCCGGGATACATCCTTACAGAAATGGTCCTCGACGCCGTTCAGAACACGCCTCTGCGTTTCGAGAAGCTGGTGACCCTTTTCAGCTCCCGCGACTTCGCAATTTCGGAACCCCTGCTCGACGCCATCGAGTTGTCGCAGCGGAGCGGCGGATTCGACGACCTGCTGCGCAGCCACGTCACCGAGTGGGACCACCTCTGGGACAGGTGCGACATCAACATTTCCGCCAACGGCTGCACACAGATGATCCTCCGGCTTCACATCTTTCACCTGCTACAGACCGTCTCCCGTAACTCCATCGATCTGGACACCGGCGTTCCGGCACGGGGATGGCACGGGGAAGCTTACAGGGGGCACATCTTCTGGGACGAGCTCTTCATCTTTCCCTATCTCAACTTCAGGATACCGGTGCTTACCCGCTCCCTTCTTCTCTACCGGTACCGGAGGCTTCCGGCGGCGCGGGTCGCTGCGCGGCAGGCGGGCCTTTCGGGAGCCCTTTTTCCCTGGCAGAGCGGCAGCACCGGGCGCGAAGAGACCCAGCACGTCCACCTCAACCCGAAGTCGGGGCGCTGGCTTCCCGATAACAGCCACCTCCAGCGCCACGTGAACGCGGCTATCGCTTACAACGTCTGGCACTACTACGACACTACCGGCGACAAGGAGTTCATGGCGACCTACGGGATCGAGATGATCCTTGAAATCGCCCGGCTTTACGCCTCCCTGGCGACCTGGAGCGAGCGGTCGGGGCGCCACGAGATCCTGGGCGTTATGGGCCCCGACGAGTACCACGACCGTTATCCGGGGGCGGAGAAGCCGGGGCTGAACAACAACGCCTACACGAACGTCATGGCTGTGTGGGTGCTGCGCACGGCGCTGAAAGCCCTCGACCTGCTTTCACCAGGGAGGTCGCGCGACCTCAGGGAAAGCATCGGTCTCGATTCGGCTGAAACGGAGCGGTGGCAGGATGTCATACGCACCATGCGGGTTCCATTTCATGACGGCGATATCATCAGCCAGTTCGAGGAGTACGAGACCCTGGCCGAATTCGACTGGGAGGGATATCGCGCAAAATACGGCGACATCCAGCGCCTCGACCGGATCCTCGAAGCGGAGGGGGATACTCCGAACCGCTACCGGGTATCGAAGCAGGCTGACGTCATCATGCTCTTCTACCTCTTCTCTGCCGAGGAACTGGACGAGCTGTTCACCGCCATGGGATACCGGTTCGAGCCGAGGATGATCCACAGGAACGTTGAATACTACGCAGCCCGCAGCTCCCATGGCTCCACCCTGAGCAACGTGGTTCATTCCTGGGTGATGGCGAGATCCGACCGGCATCGCGCCTGGCAGGTCTTCCGGCGCGCACTGGAGAGCGACATCTGCGACATTCAGGGTGGGACGACCCATGAGGGGATACACCTGGGGGCGATGGCGGGCAGCGTCGACATGATCCAGCGTTGCTCCCTGGGGCTGCGGTTCATAAAGGGGGTGCTCCAGTTCAATCCGTGCATTCCGGACTCGATAGACAGCATCTCCATGCGCATCAAGCACCGCGGTACCTGGTTCGACGTCGTGACCACGCGGGACAGCCTGATGATTTCATCGGGGGAAGGGGAACCGAAGCCGGTCAGGATAAGGTTCGCCGACGAGGAGCACACCCTGGAGCCGGGGAAATCGGTCTCCTTCCGCCTCGAAAACCGGTGA
- a CDS encoding monovalent cation:proton antiporter family protein, with amino-acid sequence MDYSALQDLEILFGLALVTVVLFRKLLFPSIIGFLFTGMLAGPYSLGFIRNTHQVEQMAEIGVVLLLFTIGIEFSLKELMRIRQLVLWGGGLQVLLTIGAVAVCGTVFGLPVNQAVFFGFLTALSSTAILLKLLIDSGEVDTPQGRIALGILIFQDLCIVPLMLLTPLLGGEGDGLRGFLLIGVKAAAVIVAAHYGARFFVPWLFKQVVKTRSRELFILTIIFIGFGTALLTAKAGLSLALGAFIAGLAISESEYSQQALSDLVPFREAFMSLFFISVGMLLDPAILMKYPFLIAGVVMGILLVKSLIGAGAVMALGVPMRIAVIAALSLAQIGEFSFVLSQSGLRHGLLTQEAYQIFLAASIATMGLTPLFRRIAPGAAAWLVNFVPHSWSRGRGHLVGESKRHDLSGHVIIVGYGVNGKNVARSLKHLKIPYMVIETNPFTITAEKKKGERILFGDASKPEVLEHAHLDKARILLVAISDAAASRRVSALARQLNPAVHIIVRTRYLMEVEPLYKLGVNEVIPEEFETSVEILSRVLRNFMVPQDEIEQRIADVRRDGYDMLRTMSRRHSHAVGISGYLSGAEIGTYRVQKGAPLEGESLREGTIRSRSGATVLMIKRKDEVVPNPDPVWELAAEDLVLLLGTPEQLATARKLFQPGT; translated from the coding sequence ATGGATTACAGCGCACTGCAGGACCTTGAAATTCTCTTCGGACTGGCTCTCGTTACGGTCGTCCTGTTCCGAAAGCTCCTTTTCCCCTCCATAATCGGCTTCCTCTTCACTGGGATGCTTGCCGGCCCCTATTCCCTCGGCTTCATCAGGAATACCCACCAGGTCGAGCAGATGGCCGAGATAGGCGTGGTGCTGCTGCTATTCACCATCGGCATCGAGTTTTCACTCAAGGAGCTGATGCGGATACGGCAGCTCGTGCTGTGGGGGGGAGGGCTTCAGGTCCTACTCACCATAGGCGCGGTGGCCGTATGCGGAACCGTTTTCGGGCTTCCGGTTAACCAGGCGGTCTTTTTCGGATTCCTCACCGCCCTTTCCAGTACTGCGATCCTCCTCAAACTCCTCATCGACTCCGGAGAAGTCGACACCCCCCAAGGGAGGATTGCGCTCGGAATCCTCATCTTCCAGGACCTCTGCATCGTGCCGCTCATGCTCCTCACGCCGCTCCTTGGGGGTGAAGGGGACGGGCTGCGCGGATTTCTCCTTATCGGCGTAAAGGCCGCAGCCGTCATCGTGGCGGCTCATTACGGTGCGCGTTTCTTCGTCCCGTGGCTTTTCAAGCAGGTGGTTAAGACGAGGAGCCGCGAGCTCTTCATCCTCACCATCATTTTCATCGGGTTCGGGACAGCTCTCCTCACGGCGAAGGCAGGGCTCTCGCTGGCCCTTGGAGCCTTCATAGCCGGGCTCGCCATTTCCGAATCCGAGTACAGCCAGCAGGCCCTGAGCGACCTCGTGCCGTTCCGGGAGGCGTTCATGAGCCTCTTTTTCATATCCGTCGGGATGCTTCTCGACCCGGCGATTCTCATGAAATACCCTTTCCTGATAGCCGGGGTGGTGATGGGAATACTCCTGGTCAAGAGCCTGATCGGCGCCGGAGCCGTCATGGCCCTGGGGGTGCCGATGCGGATCGCCGTCATCGCTGCCCTTTCCCTTGCCCAGATAGGTGAGTTCTCCTTCGTTCTTTCACAAAGCGGGCTTCGGCACGGCCTCCTCACCCAGGAGGCGTACCAGATATTTCTCGCCGCCTCCATCGCGACCATGGGACTGACTCCATTATTCAGAAGAATCGCCCCTGGTGCGGCAGCGTGGCTGGTGAATTTCGTACCTCATTCGTGGAGCAGAGGGCGGGGTCACCTTGTTGGGGAGTCGAAACGGCACGACCTGTCGGGGCACGTTATTATCGTAGGCTACGGCGTCAACGGTAAGAATGTGGCCCGTTCCCTCAAGCACCTGAAGATCCCCTACATGGTGATCGAGACTAACCCCTTTACGATTACCGCAGAGAAGAAAAAGGGGGAGCGGATTCTGTTCGGAGACGCCTCTAAGCCCGAAGTTCTCGAGCATGCCCACCTGGACAAAGCGCGTATCCTGCTGGTGGCGATCTCCGATGCCGCAGCAAGCAGGAGGGTCTCCGCCCTCGCGAGGCAGCTTAACCCGGCAGTGCACATCATTGTTCGCACCAGGTACCTGATGGAGGTCGAACCCCTCTACAAGCTGGGGGTTAACGAGGTTATACCGGAGGAGTTCGAGACTTCCGTGGAGATTCTGTCTCGCGTGCTGAGGAATTTCATGGTGCCCCAGGACGAGATCGAGCAGCGGATCGCCGACGTGCGGCGGGATGGCTACGACATGCTGCGGACCATGAGCCGGCGGCACAGTCACGCAGTGGGGATCAGCGGCTACCTTTCGGGGGCGGAGATAGGCACCTACCGCGTACAGAAGGGTGCTCCTCTTGAAGGGGAAAGCCTGCGGGAAGGAACCATCAGGAGCCGGTCGGGGGCGACAGTTCTCATGATAAAGCGGAAGGATGAGGTTGTTCCGAACCCGGACCCGGTGTGGGAGCTGGCCGCGGAGGACCTGGTGCTCCTGCTGGGAACGCCGGAGCAGCTTGCTACCGCAAGGAAGCTTTTTCAGCCGGGCACCTGA